A single genomic interval of Penicillium psychrofluorescens genome assembly, chromosome: 2 harbors:
- a CDS encoding uncharacterized protein (ID:PFLUO_003239-T1.cds;~source:funannotate) produces MAVQEKAPSEAQIQPQAVDEGSVEYLIDPEEEKRVIRKIDRALMPLMFAIFFFQFLDKQTINYAAIFGMQTEIHVSGNDFSWAVSLFYFGQLASQFVSAYFIGRFRVATVVSISINWYKRKEHPIRVAIWQSTNGFAQIIGAVLMYLIGHSTTMAIASWRVMFLICGGFTVLSGGIFFWLMPTDTMTAWFLNDREREIATKRLAMDRGTRDKAQFNKEQAKEGILDPHTWILFCIALFICIPSPILKFSSLVISGFGFSNFNTMLVGLPSGAIQIITSWAAALAMHYTKKGRCISGIALTLIPLVGSIVLLTLPASHKWGIVVSTWLAAQSSSLMVVSLSLMASNVKGNTKKPTTNAIFFLGYSAGCIVGPQLWQAPDAPRYIKGCISSIVSWVLLIIFFGMYYVLFRRENSKRRTLLLQQTEDETGHEAPPEKLEKELHAGVDVNSDSTDKQDLKFMYTI; encoded by the exons ATGGCGGTCCAAGAAAAGGCGCCCTCTGAGGCCCAGATCCAACCACAAGCTGTGGATGAAGGGTCGGTGGAGTACCTGATTGAtcccgaggaggagaaaagGGTTATTCGGAAGATTGACAGGGCACTTATGCCACTCATGTttgccattttcttcttccagt TCCTGGACAAACAGACCATCAACTACGCCGCTATCTTTGGCATGCAAACGGAAATTCATGTCTCTGGAAATGACTTCTCTTGGGCTGTCAGTCTATTCTACTTCGGCCAGCTGGCTTCACAATTTGTGTCCGCCTATTTCATCGGCCGATTTCGCGTCGCTACTGTTGTAAGCATTTCCAT TAATTGGTACAAGCGCAAGGAGCATCCGATCAGGGTTGC TATCTGGCAGAGTACCAATGGCTTTGCTCAAATCATTGGTGCTGTTCTCATGTATCTCATTGGCCATTCGACGACTATGGCTATCGCCAGTTGGAGAGTCATGTTCCTTATCTGCGGTGGATTCACTGTCCTGTCAGGTggaatcttcttctggttgatGCCCACTGACACCATGACGGCCTGGTTCCTCAACGACCGCGAGCGAGAAATTGCCACCAAACGACTTGCCATGGACCGTGGAACGCGCGACAAGGCACAGTTTAACAAGGAGCAAGCGAAAGAAGGCATTCTGGACCCTCACACATGGATTCTCTTCTGTATAGCGCTGTTCATCTGCATCCCATCTCCAATCCTGAAG TTTTCTTCTCTCGTCATCAGCGGTTTCGGCTTCAGCAACTTCAATACCATGCTCGTCGGCTTGCCAAGTGGTGCCATTCAAATCATCACCTCATGGGCCGCCGCTCTAGCTATGCACTACACCAAAAAAGGACGCTGCATCAGTGGTATTGCACTCACACTGATTCCTCTTGTCGGAAGTATTGTCCTTTTGACCCTGCCAGCGAGCCATAAATGGGGCATCGTGGTTAGTACATGGCTGGCAGCACAATCATCATCTCTGATGGTAGTCTCCCTCAGCTTGATGGCATCCAACGTAAAGGGAAACACTAAGAAGCCCACCACAAATGCCATATTCTTTCTTGGGTACTCGGCAGGCTGCATCGTAGGACCCCAGTTGTGGCAAGCCCCCGATGCACCGCGCTACATCAAAGGCTGTATCAGCAGTATTGTCAGCTGGGTGTTACTCATTATATTCTTTGGCATGTATTACGTCCTTTTCAGACGGGAGAATTCTAAGCGCAGAACTCTTCTGCTCCAACAGACAGAAGATGAGACCGGTCATGAGGCTCCTCCCGAGAAGCTTGAGAAAGAGTTGCATGCCGGTGTGGATGTCAATTCTGACTCTACCGATAAGCAGGATTTGAAGTTTATGTATACTATTTAA